AGTTGACTACTGTTGGGCAAATCTTGGATTAATTACACTTTTCTTATtctatgtttaatgatatggtCTTATGATTTTCTTGCTCACCTTAGTAGGATTTTTATTTTCCATCGGTTTTTTAGTTCTATTTTGTAGGATTTTAGTTCTTGGTTATAGTAGATTTTGCAATGttgaaattttaagaaaaatctaGGGGAATTTTAGGGGTTGGAACCCTCTTAATGTTAATGCACCATTGTTTGACACATATCAGATACATATTTGTTCAtggatttattattataatcattatacCTTAATGGGACGAAATGAGAATAAAATGGCTtcacattatcatcatcatcatacccattATATCCAAGCCAATTACTTCCAAGAGTTGTCAGTTCTTTGAATTTCCCAAATGACTTGGAATAGGCGGTTGAGGTCAATGGAATGGTAacttcttttaatttttgagCTGGTAAGTACACTGATCACATGTTCTTTGTGGTCTTACAAGTTTATTTGcgtattttttattcttatgttTCGGAAACTCTAGTTTGTTGCTGCTGCTTATATGTACTTCAAAGGTGCTTTGAAAAGCAAACTCTATTTATCAGAATGAGAATGTATCTTCTTGTAATGCAATCTATGTATGCTTTTAGTGCATGAGGTTGAAGTTTCACTTCTTGGTACTCTCCCTCACATATTCCTTGGTTGTTGTGAATGGTGATCACTATAGGCATCTAATTGTGCAGCTGGGGATTCAGCTGCTTATTACAGAACCAGTGCTTTTGGTGATGATGTTGTCATAGTAGCGTAAGTTGCCAATGTCTGGCTGCCGTAATTTCTCATTTTAATTACGTAGGATATAAAAATTAGTTCATTACTGAGTTACATACTTCTGTTTCTGCAGTGCATACCGTACTCCACTTTGCAAAGCAAAACGAGGTGGTTTTAAGGATACATTTCCTGATGATCTTCTTGCTACAGTTTTGAAAGTATGCTCACGCCTCACGCTTCACAATTTTTGCTAATAAATGACTTAATGAATATTTTTCACAAAGATGGCTTGTAAAAATTGTAAACATGGAGGGGCTTGCGGATATGATATGATGTGTATACAATTGAGTTTTAAAGTGACTTTCAGAATGATTGAACATGCGGACTTTAGAATTATTTGAGTTTGCGTTAGTGGAACAGAAATCATCTCTGCTTTTGCACGTGTCTTTGCTGTTCTCTTGACATCTTAATATTTGTAAGCTCAAACATGACAAGTTCGCTAGTCTTTGCAGTCCACTGACTTTCTCATTTATACGTCTTCTCTCATAATGATCAAATCTGCAAACATATCTTTCctgtaatttaatatatttttgtttatgtCCTCTTTTTGTACATTGACTGTAGGCCTTGATAGAGAAAACAAATCTGAATCCTGGTGAAGTTGGGGATATTGTTGTGGGAACTGTCTTGGCCCCAGGCTCTCAGAGAGCCATGGAGTGCAGGAACGCAGCATTTTATGCAGGTTTCCCAGGTTGGTCTCTTCTCTTCTATTCAATGACAAGAATCTCCTGCGGTTTAGATTGGAAAGTGTCCTAGTACTAGAGAAATTATCACAAAGATCTTGTGTGTATTCATGTGTTTCAGTCTTGATACTTAACTTTAGAATAACATTGCTcattctttttttcatttttgtatcATGGCAATCCTGTCACTAAACAACTTTAGTTTCTTGTATTAATTTCATGGAGCTTAACTGAAGATACTTGTTACGAGGCATACCTATGAACATCTCCCTCCATTCTTACATTATAGACCACCTAACCTTTGAGACGGGttctttttctaattgattGTTCCACGCTCTGCAAATCTAAAATCTTTAAACCCTTTGCTTCCCTCATCTAACTTTCTTTAACCTTCCCCGTCTTCCTCAAAGAGAATGTTTCTAGACAATCAAGAAATCTTGTTCATGCATCCAATCCCTTCTGACCGGGGATCAAGGCTTTGGgattgtatttttttgttgttataaTACCactcttatttttaaaatattcgtAGTTTCTCAACCCAAAAGAAAAAGTTTGTAGTTTCTACCAGTTACTTTAGATTACATTTAATGAGTTAAATTGTGTAGGTGGTGGAAAGTTCGTAGGCGCTTTTATAGTTTATGAGAAACAGGAGAGTAAAGTGATGGGAGTATGGGGCCTTGTGGGAAAAAATGTAATGAGGCAAATATTTAGTAATAACCCTATACAGAAATGGGGAAAACTTTTAGATACAAGTAATGCcacaacattattattattatgttttaagaTTCACTTTAAACATTGAAAAATTGGCATATAATTTTGGGTAGATTAAAATGGACTTTGCCAATACTTAGGCAACTAGGATATATGTACCAATGATTCTTACTAatatttttgtctatttttttacAGAAACCGTTCCTTTAAGAACTGTAAACAGGCAATGTTCTTCAGGACTTCAGGCTGTTGCTGATGTAGCAGCAGCCATTAAGGCTGGATTTTATGATATTGGTAAGGACCAATTCTCAATTTGGTGTTGAATTGCAATTAACAAAACTCAACCCTCTCCAGAATGAAATTAGAGTGAACATTTACGGCTGAGGGATTGGTACTGATTTATGTTTAATCCTACTTTGTACTTTATAGTAATTGTGCTTTCCAATTGCAGGAATTGGTGCTGGATTAGAGTGCATGACAATAAACCAAATGGCGTTTGATGGAACTGTGAATCCCAGAGTAAGATTTATATCCTCTCTATGATGACATATACATGTTTCTCCACCTGCATGTAGCATAGAGAAGTTTCTTTTATAGGCTACGTAGATCTTGATATATTTTCATTGCTGTGGTAGGTAAAAGATTTTGTGAAAGCCCAAGATTGTCTTCTTCCTATGGGTGTGACTTCAGAAAATGTTGCAGAGCGTTTTGGTGTGTCAAGAGAAGAGCAGGATCAAGCAGCCGTAAGTTACATGAAATTCATCTGTCATTTCGAATTGGTGGCTTGGACTTGACTATTGATTCAGTTGAGTTTTGACATGTTAGGTGGAGTCTCACAGGAAGGCTGCTGCTGCCACCGCCGCTGGTAAATTTAAAGATGAAATCATACCAGTACACACAAAGGTATTTTATTCACTAGCTATGTCTTTTGGCCATTTGTGTCTCATTTGTCAATTATGTCACTTGGAATCAGTGACATGTGTCGGGTTCTCACCGCAAGGGTGAGATTAAGAGTTCTCATGAAAATTTTCAATGTTTATGCTCAAAATAAGTTCAAACTTTAAATGCCCACGTCTGAGTATTGAGGATTCTACATGGAGCTAAGGTGAAATGAAGAGTTTGAGTAACATAATCTATTATGTCATGCCGTCAGTGGGTTTGTTGACTTTGAATTGTTTCCACCGTAGATTGTTGATCCTAAAACCGGAGATGAGAAGCCTATTACAGTTACTGTGGATGATGGGATCCGGCCGAACACAACTGTTGCAAACCTGGCGAAATTGAAGCCTGTTTTCAAGAAGAGTGGGACAACTACTGCAGGTATATGGAGATACAGAAATTATTCTAAATTATCTTTGTAGATCAGTTGTTTAAATCATCTTCTTTCTGTTCATGCTGTAGGAAACTCTAGCCAGGTGACGGATGGTGCTGGAGCTGTTCTCCTGATGAAGAGAAGTGTCGCAATGCGTAAAGGGATCCCTATTCTTGGCGTGTTTAGGTATTACTATGATTAAACTTCTAAATATCATATCTTCTGATCTTCTTTTCCTAACTGCTCACTTACGGGTTTGAATTAAAAGATTTGGGTGGGACGAGGGGTATTATTTTCGGTTTTTGGATATCCATTTAGGTGGAAGGAACGGAGGGAAATTGACAATTGCAAGAGTTGAAACGTAAGTAGGTTGCTTTATTGTTCAAGCTTGTTTTAAGCTTGGAATCATCATGAGAGAATAAGGACTTCCTCGTTGATGAGTCTTGTTACTTACATATGTTCTAACTCTCTACAACCTGATGTTATTGGTTTAATCATGGGCATCCTGTTGGCATTGCTGGTGATGGTAGCGAACAGGGAGTCTAAAAACGTCTGAACTTATTATTAAACTCAAAAAGACATTAGCAACTGTAATTGGAGGCATTGGAGCACGACTTATATTTTTCATCCAACTCTTTTCTACTTCGAAGAGATTGTTTAATGAAAAATGGAGGAAATTTCTCTTTGATTCCTTTCCCTGCCACTGTTTTCTGTACTCAATCAAGTTGTTAACCAAATTAGGAAATATAAACACTTTCCTCTCTGATTACCTCCTATCCTTCTTGCCCAACTTTTGTCTCCCTTCCATAGCCCCTTATTTTATCACCCTCGCCCTCCTTGCTTAAGTGGTAAAGTCCTATTCAAACATGTTGGTATCATGACACAACTCGATAAATTCATAATCAAGTATGTGACGGCATTTCATATATTTTGTGGTGGAATTTAAGACTTGGAAGCTTTTCTATACATCTTTTGCTCATTCTTGCATCTAACATGATTGCACTTGTTCAGTATAGCAAAGGATATATTTTCAATTGCTGTTTTCTTTCCTAGCCATCATCGTTTGGAATTAAGggatttttaatagttgttgtTCATGCTTTTGCTTAGTgctcctctttttctttggcaATGTCTTTATACTATATCAGATTTAGCAAAACATTTCAAGAGCGATAGGGTAGGTGTAAACTATGATATTAATGCTTGATCAACTAAGAATATCCATGATGCAATATAAAtcttctctttattttctgagaGTTTGCTGATTTTCTTATTCTGTTCTGAGATTCCTATGGTATTAGATCTTtcttgattttcaaattttgtaGCGACATCGAACTTTTGTTTTGTGCAGAACTTTTGCTGCAGTTGGAGTTGACCCTGCTATCATGGGAGTTGGCCCAGCTGTTGCAATCCCAGCTGCTGTCAAATCTGCTGGCTTAGAGCTTGATGACATTGATCTCTTTGAAATTAATGAAGTGAGCATTGAATTTGGCATTTGTGAAGCAAATTATGGTGTTTGTTGGATTTTATCTGTGTTATGCCTCTTTTACATTAGATGTGATTCAGTAAATGATATTCATCTTGATTTTACAGGCATTCGCCTCTCAGTTTGTGTATTGTCAAAAGAAGTTGG
The Amaranthus tricolor cultivar Red isolate AtriRed21 chromosome 11, ASM2621246v1, whole genome shotgun sequence DNA segment above includes these coding regions:
- the LOC130827900 gene encoding 3-ketoacyl-CoA thiolase 2, peroxisomal, which encodes MEKAINRQKILLDHLRPPSSSNHNYKAFLSASNCAAGDSAAYYRTSAFGDDVVIVAAYRTPLCKAKRGGFKDTFPDDLLATVLKALIEKTNLNPGEVGDIVVGTVLAPGSQRAMECRNAAFYAGFPETVPLRTVNRQCSSGLQAVADVAAAIKAGFYDIGIGAGLECMTINQMAFDGTVNPRVKDFVKAQDCLLPMGVTSENVAERFGVSREEQDQAAVESHRKAAAATAAGKFKDEIIPVHTKIVDPKTGDEKPITVTVDDGIRPNTTVANLAKLKPVFKKSGTTTAGNSSQVTDGAGAVLLMKRSVAMRKGIPILGVFRTFAAVGVDPAIMGVGPAVAIPAAVKSAGLELDDIDLFEINEAFASQFVYCQKKLDLDPEKINVNGGAMAIGHPLGATGARCVATLLHEMKRRGKDCRFGVVSMCIGTGMGAAAVFERGDTTDELCNARKVETHAHLSKDAKI